A section of the Primulina eburnea isolate SZY01 chromosome 1, ASM2296580v1, whole genome shotgun sequence genome encodes:
- the LOC140829619 gene encoding uncharacterized protein isoform X1 has product MLNVGGRLLPGLCVMLAQLLLGDVFSTQFRQEYSPPSYYAAKSSAFHKLVQGNLPVVEYARQLSSLLIYVPHIAGNDGAKMEKFLEGLGSHLYSLVLASNPVSYADAVNKAIRLEAGFQRDNQQQTLQIPSGGMQLPMGTSSYVPQQPFQQQQFFQHQKPQRFKPIGKNFKKKGQSSSSSSSGSKSVSGTPFSGNQYSVVYCECCGGRHHTSQCGGVRGTCHNCGQTGHFARACPNRTQGQMRPQQFPQNRGGFSGGSSQRPFTPAQSFQQSNYPQVRGNAPQSFPGPQQARVYALTEDQAREAPGGVIAGTCLINGYTARVLFDTGASHSFLASNFVDEYDFVTTSLDEFVSVSTPAGKVILSGQIVLNCVFHFGDSIMITNLIVLPMYDFDCIIGMDTLTNYRATVDCFHGVVRFRPHLGDKWNFYGRGSQAKIPLVSAMEMFKLLSLGNERYMIYAVDALKEEPRLSDIPVVK; this is encoded by the coding sequence ATGCTGAACGTTGGTGGGAGGCTACTGCCAGGGCTTTGCGTGATGCTGGCACAGTTATTACTTGGGGATGTTTTCAGTACTCAGTTCAGACAAGAGTATTCTCCGCCTTCTTATTATGCTGCCAAATCATCTGCATTTCATAAATTGGTTCAGGGTAATTTACCAGTTGTGGAATATGCTCGACAATTATCATCTTTATTGATTTACGTGCCGCATATTGCTGGTAATGATGGGGCAAAAATGGAGAAATTTCTGGAAGGATTGGGTTCTCATTTATATTCCTTGGTTCTGGCTAGTAATCCTGTTAGCTATGCCGATGCAGTCAACAAGGCAATAAGACTAGAAGCAGGATTTCAAAGAGATAATCAGCAGCAGACTTTACAGATACCCAGTGGAGGTATGCAATTACCAATGGGTACATCATCTTATGTACCTCAGCAGCCTTTTCAGCAGCAGCAGTTCTTCCAACACCAAAAACCTCAAAGGTTTAAGCCCATAGGAAAGAACTTCAAGAAGAAAGGTCAGTCGAGTTCATCTAGCTCAAGTGGATCTAAAAGTGTATCGGGGACGCCGTTTTCAGGAAATCAGTATTCAGTGGTGTATTGTGAGTGTTGTGGAGGTAGACATCATACATCTCAGTGTGGTGGTGTACGTGGGACTTGTCATAATTGCGGTCAGacaggacactttgctagagctTGTCCAAACCGTACTCAAGGGCAGATGAGACCACAACAGTTTCCTCAGAACAGAGGTGGTTTTTCGGGTGGTTCGTCTCAGAGACCCTTTACTCCTGCGCAATCTTTTCAGCAGTCCAATTATCCACAGGTTCGGGGTAATGCACCTCAATCATTCCCAGGTCCACAACAGGCTAGAGTGTATGCTTTGACAGAGGATCAAGCCAGAGAGGCTCCAGGTGGTGTAATCGCAGGTACTTGTTTAATTAATGGTTACACTGCAcgagttttatttgatacaggagcatctcactCTTTCCTTGCATCCAATTTTGTTGATGAATATGACTTTGTGACTACATCATTGGATGAGTTTGTATCTGTGTCCACTCCAGCCGGTAAAGTAATTTTATCAGGGCAGATTGTGTTGAACTGTGTATTTCATTTCGGTGACAGTATTATGATTACTAATTTGATTGTGTTACCGATGtatgactttgattgtatcattgGTATGGATACCTTGACAAATTATCGAGCTACTGTAGACTGTTTTCATGGTGTAGTACGTTTTCGACCTCATCTTGGTGAcaaatggaatttttatggtcgAGGATCGCAAGCTAAAATACCTTTAGTTTCAGCGATGGAAATGTTTAAGCTATTATCCTTAGGAAATGagagatatatgatttatgctgTGGATGCTTTAAAGGAAGAGCCGAGATTGTCTGATATACCGGTGGTGAAATAA
- the LOC140829619 gene encoding uncharacterized protein isoform X3 produces MLNVGGRLLPGLCVMLAQLLLGDVFSTQFRQEYSPPSYYAAKSSAFHKLVQGNLPVVEYARQLSSLLIYVPHIAGNDGAKMEKFLEGLGSHLYSLVLASNPVSYADAVNKAIRLEAGFQRDNQQQTLQIPSGGMQLPMGTSSYVPQQPFQQQQFFQHQKPQRFKPIGKNFKKKGQSSSSSSSGSKSVSGTPFSGNQYSVVYCECCGGRHHTSQCGGVRGTCHNCGQTGHFARACPNRTQGQMRPQQFPQNRGGFSGGSSQRPFTPAQSFQQSNYPQVRGNAPQSFPGPQQARVYALTEDQAREAPGGVIAGHVGGSSSAAQDEAPRGARAL; encoded by the coding sequence ATGCTGAACGTTGGTGGGAGGCTACTGCCAGGGCTTTGCGTGATGCTGGCACAGTTATTACTTGGGGATGTTTTCAGTACTCAGTTCAGACAAGAGTATTCTCCGCCTTCTTATTATGCTGCCAAATCATCTGCATTTCATAAATTGGTTCAGGGTAATTTACCAGTTGTGGAATATGCTCGACAATTATCATCTTTATTGATTTACGTGCCGCATATTGCTGGTAATGATGGGGCAAAAATGGAGAAATTTCTGGAAGGATTGGGTTCTCATTTATATTCCTTGGTTCTGGCTAGTAATCCTGTTAGCTATGCCGATGCAGTCAACAAGGCAATAAGACTAGAAGCAGGATTTCAAAGAGATAATCAGCAGCAGACTTTACAGATACCCAGTGGAGGTATGCAATTACCAATGGGTACATCATCTTATGTACCTCAGCAGCCTTTTCAGCAGCAGCAGTTCTTCCAACACCAAAAACCTCAAAGGTTTAAGCCCATAGGAAAGAACTTCAAGAAGAAAGGTCAGTCGAGTTCATCTAGCTCAAGTGGATCTAAAAGTGTATCGGGGACGCCGTTTTCAGGAAATCAGTATTCAGTGGTGTATTGTGAGTGTTGTGGAGGTAGACATCATACATCTCAGTGTGGTGGTGTACGTGGGACTTGTCATAATTGCGGTCAGacaggacactttgctagagctTGTCCAAACCGTACTCAAGGGCAGATGAGACCACAACAGTTTCCTCAGAACAGAGGTGGTTTTTCGGGTGGTTCGTCTCAGAGACCCTTTACTCCTGCGCAATCTTTTCAGCAGTCCAATTATCCACAGGTTCGGGGTAATGCACCTCAATCATTCCCAGGTCCACAACAGGCTAGAGTGTATGCTTTGACAGAGGATCAAGCCAGAGAGGCTCCAGGTGGTGTAATCGCAG
- the LOC140829619 gene encoding uncharacterized protein isoform X2 produces the protein MLNVGGRLLPGLCVMLAQLLLGDVFSTQFRQEYSPPSYYAAKSSAFHKLVQGNLPVVEYARQLSSLLIYVPHIAGNDGAKMEKFLEGLGSHLYSLVLASNPVSYADAVNKAIRLEAGFQRDNQQQTLQIPSGGMQLPMGTSSYVPQQPFQQQQFFQHQKPQRFKPIGKNFKKKGQSSSSSSSGSKSVSGTPFSGNQYSVVYCECCGGRHHTSQCGGVRGTCHNCGQTGHFARACPNRTQGQMRPQQFPQNRGGFSGGSSQRPFTPAQSFQQSNYPQVRGNAPQSFPGPQQARVYALTEDQAREAPGGVIAAGHVGGSSSAAQDEAPRGARAL, from the coding sequence ATGCTGAACGTTGGTGGGAGGCTACTGCCAGGGCTTTGCGTGATGCTGGCACAGTTATTACTTGGGGATGTTTTCAGTACTCAGTTCAGACAAGAGTATTCTCCGCCTTCTTATTATGCTGCCAAATCATCTGCATTTCATAAATTGGTTCAGGGTAATTTACCAGTTGTGGAATATGCTCGACAATTATCATCTTTATTGATTTACGTGCCGCATATTGCTGGTAATGATGGGGCAAAAATGGAGAAATTTCTGGAAGGATTGGGTTCTCATTTATATTCCTTGGTTCTGGCTAGTAATCCTGTTAGCTATGCCGATGCAGTCAACAAGGCAATAAGACTAGAAGCAGGATTTCAAAGAGATAATCAGCAGCAGACTTTACAGATACCCAGTGGAGGTATGCAATTACCAATGGGTACATCATCTTATGTACCTCAGCAGCCTTTTCAGCAGCAGCAGTTCTTCCAACACCAAAAACCTCAAAGGTTTAAGCCCATAGGAAAGAACTTCAAGAAGAAAGGTCAGTCGAGTTCATCTAGCTCAAGTGGATCTAAAAGTGTATCGGGGACGCCGTTTTCAGGAAATCAGTATTCAGTGGTGTATTGTGAGTGTTGTGGAGGTAGACATCATACATCTCAGTGTGGTGGTGTACGTGGGACTTGTCATAATTGCGGTCAGacaggacactttgctagagctTGTCCAAACCGTACTCAAGGGCAGATGAGACCACAACAGTTTCCTCAGAACAGAGGTGGTTTTTCGGGTGGTTCGTCTCAGAGACCCTTTACTCCTGCGCAATCTTTTCAGCAGTCCAATTATCCACAGGTTCGGGGTAATGCACCTCAATCATTCCCAGGTCCACAACAGGCTAGAGTGTATGCTTTGACAGAGGATCAAGCCAGAGAGGCTCCAGGTGGTGTAATCGCAG